The following are from one region of the Phycisphaeraceae bacterium genome:
- a CDS encoding LysM peptidoglycan-binding domain-containing protein, whose amino-acid sequence MEHRGNRTILALTLLVVVWIVTYWIWQPRSERDLRVTFPEPLTNTGVQVSPDTPSLTPIQPSPDRPEPVNPEPPKPQTPPQDPDFGQPPFRWYTVQKDDTAERIAARELGSTQHWRAIARANPIKDISRLIPGDQIKIPLDPENPQGRPDNRTTQTPAAPKNIEYVVRSGDTLSGIAKQFYGSASPQFIDFIFAANRDRLRNKNDLRVGQTLIIPPKPTAAD is encoded by the coding sequence ATGGAACATCGAGGCAACAGAACCATTCTCGCACTGACGCTGCTCGTCGTCGTCTGGATTGTGACGTACTGGATCTGGCAACCCCGCTCAGAACGCGACCTCAGAGTCACCTTCCCCGAGCCTCTGACGAACACAGGTGTACAAGTTTCCCCAGATACCCCTTCGCTCACTCCGATCCAACCTTCGCCCGATCGGCCTGAGCCTGTCAACCCCGAACCTCCCAAGCCCCAAACCCCGCCACAGGATCCCGACTTCGGTCAGCCCCCGTTTCGCTGGTACACCGTGCAGAAAGACGACACAGCCGAACGCATCGCCGCTCGCGAACTCGGCTCTACTCAACACTGGCGCGCCATCGCGCGCGCCAACCCGATCAAGGACATCTCGCGCCTCATCCCTGGCGACCAGATCAAGATCCCACTCGATCCAGAAAATCCGCAGGGCCGCCCCGACAACCGCACGACGCAGACACCCGCAGCACCAAAGAATATCGAATACGTCGTTCGTTCCGGCGACACCCTCTCGGGCATCGCAAAGCAGTTCTATGGCAGCGCAAGTCCACAGTTCATCGACTTCATATTCGCTGCCAATCGCGACCGCCTCCGCAACAAGAATGATCTTCGAGTTGGGCAGACCCTGATCATTCCACCCAAGCCGACCGCTGCGGACTGA